CGTATGGGTAGCGGAAAGGGCGCGGTCGAGCTATGGGTGGCGCCCGTCAGGCCTGGGCGTATTATTTATGAAATGGAAGGAGTAGACGAGGTTACTGCAAGGGAGGCACTGCGACTTGCTTCTTACAAGCTTCCCATCACAACCCGTTTTGTCATGAGGGATGAACTTCCATGAATGAGATGAAGTCAATCAGAGATGAAGGGTCTGATGAGATTTTACGTAAGATCACTGAACTGAGACACGAACTATTCAATCTCAGGTTCCAGCTCGAAACCCATCAGCTCGAAAACCCTATGCGCATACGTAAGGTTCGGAAATCCATCGCTCGCATGGAAACCGTTATCCGTGAAAGAGCGCTCGCGCCAAAACAAGAAGCAAGATGAAGGAATACAAACAAATGTCTGAAACAAAGATAAACGAAAAAAAGGTTAGAAGATCCCTGATCGGGACCGTCTTGAGCGACAAAGCGGACAAAACGGTCGTTGTATCAGTTGTTCGTAGATATAAGCATCCCGTTTACGGAAAGTTTGTGAACAAAAAGAAGAAATTTATGGCTCATGACCCAGGAAATACCTGTCGTATCGGGGACCGCATACTTATCGTGGAATCCCGTCCGCTAAGCAAACGAAAAAGGTGGGTAGTTCGGAAAATTATAGAAAAAGTGGTCATATAAAGGGTATCTTCCCATGATTCAACAAGAAAGTAGGCTTCAAGTTGCTGACAATTCCGGAGCGAAAGTAGTAAGCTGCATACGTGTTCTTGGGGGAACGCGAAGGCGTTACGCAGGAGTAGGAGATATTATTGTCGTTGCCGTAAAGGATGCCATCCCTAATGCAAAGGTCAGAAAGGGAGACGTTGCAAAAGCTGTTATTGTTCGTACAAAAAAACCTATTGTACGTCCTGATGGATCCTTAATCCGATTTGATGATAATGCCGCAGTTTTGATACAGCCAACTCGTGAACCTGTAGGCACTCGCATATTCGGGCCCGTAGCACGTGAGCTGAGGGCGAAAAGATTTATGAAGATAGTCTCTCTTGCACCCGAGGTTCTTTGATTTATTTGCTGAAGGGATATATCATGAAAACATCGAGAAAAAAAACCTATCTCAATATTCATGACAGGGTCGAGGTTATATGCGGCCGTGACAGAGGAAAAATAGGAAAGATAATCTCTATTGATCCTGCGAAAGAAAAGATTCGTGTTGAAGGTGTCAATATTGTAAAAAGACATACTAAGCCTGGTCCGCGAATCAAGGGTGGAATTATTGAAAAGGAAGCTCCCATTCATATTTCGAACGTTTTGCTCATATGTCCTAAATGTACTAAATCAGTAAGGATTGGGAAAAAGATTCTTGATGATGGGACAAAGGTGCGGATTTGCAAGAAGTGTGGAGAAGTAATTAGGTCGGAGGCCAGGAAGTAGGCTGGAGGATGTTATCAAAATGATTCCTCTTGAGAAATTTTATAAACAGGAATGTATTAATAAGCTGAAGGAAAAAT
This portion of the Deltaproteobacteria bacterium genome encodes:
- the rpmC gene encoding 50S ribosomal protein L29 → MKSIRDEGSDEILRKITELRHELFNLRFQLETHQLENPMRIRKVRKSIARMETVIRERALAPKQEAR
- the rpsQ gene encoding 30S ribosomal protein S17, coding for MSETKINEKKVRRSLIGTVLSDKADKTVVVSVVRRYKHPVYGKFVNKKKKFMAHDPGNTCRIGDRILIVESRPLSKRKRWVVRKIIEKVVI
- the rplN gene encoding 50S ribosomal protein L14, giving the protein MIQQESRLQVADNSGAKVVSCIRVLGGTRRRYAGVGDIIVVAVKDAIPNAKVRKGDVAKAVIVRTKKPIVRPDGSLIRFDDNAAVLIQPTREPVGTRIFGPVARELRAKRFMKIVSLAPEVL
- the rplX gene encoding 50S ribosomal protein L24, giving the protein MKTSRKKTYLNIHDRVEVICGRDRGKIGKIISIDPAKEKIRVEGVNIVKRHTKPGPRIKGGIIEKEAPIHISNVLLICPKCTKSVRIGKKILDDGTKVRICKKCGEVIRSEARK